The nucleotide window GCTCAGAATGATGTTGCTTAGCGAGTCCAACCTCCCTCTGAACCAAAGAGAGAAAGCACCCAACAGTAGCTCTGTAGAAGTCTCAGGATGCAGTGTAGTAAAAGCTAAACAGGGTGAAAATTTCTTGGGGgacaataaagaaaatatatttgttgaAAATTCGGCACTGGCACCAGAGCTTAGATCTAAACCTGCAGTCAGAGCTCGGTTGGAAGACAGATTCAACAGCAGCCCGACAGAAAACCCCAGATGTCAAGAACCCCAAGAATCTGGAGTAACTCTTAACAAGTGTGTTGCAATTACTTTATGTTGTTAAACTATGTATCGTATAGTTCAAAACTGATTTTCTAAGTGAAACCTAAGGACGGtactttttttaatacatgAGGAGGATGGGTTGGGCTTTGTTAAACTGTGCCATCAAATGTGGATGCAACTCTGCTGAGCTCAGCTTAGGCCCCTCTGTGTATTGCATAAATGGTACAGCATGTAGtttcaaaattaattactttacAGCTTTATTCTTGATAACATGTGCTGTAAATAAAGGCGAGAGAACAATGCCTAGTTTTAATATGGAGCTTGCTAAAAGCAAAATAGATTTTTGATCATAATAATGAGTGATTGATTAGTGTTACAATGTGGAGGCCTGACTAGGGGGAAAACTTTGAGCAAAAATGTTGTTGTACAATCTAGCCCTGTAACTGTCTTAGTGTGCTGATAAATGTTTTATTGAAGTGTGAAATGAACTGTTATTGCACAGAATAAAATATCTTCTCagctgattttccttttttttctttggtccCTGAAGTAAGCAATATGGCAATAACAGTGATTTCTGTTTACAGTAAATGGAAGTGGTTTCTTAGTGATAGTTACTAGAAAGATGTGTAGCTGTATATTTTTCTGCACTCATTTTCAAGCAGTCAGCCTggtatgttttctgtttgtttgtttttgtttttaagtttaGTGACACTGATTCGCCAGCCCTCGGAAGTGGTGGGTGTTCCTCTTCACCAGCAAGGGAACAGGTGTGCTGCACTTGGGAAAAATAAGGCTGCACCTGCCTCACATTCCTTGCCATTCACGTACCCGTTCTTTACCATGAATGCAtgctctgctgctggaagtGCCAATCCTTCCCAAGCACAGGTAACTCTACTCTGCCAAGTTCAAATGCTGATAATATTAACTTCTTAGGTGTAAAATAGTTGTGAAGGTTTGGGGTAAAGTGTGGCTGGCTTTGAATAGGGATGATCAGAATGATCTGTAATGCAATTCACttaaacatcttttaaatataCTCAAGTCAGTTGTGTGGCATTTGTAATTTTTGTAATTAGTAGTTACCTGCATCCCAGTAATGAGCAGTAGGCcattagatttcttttttttctggagtttaTCCATTTATCATCGGTTTCATCTGTGCAAGACAAGAAGCAGCCACTTAGTAGCATTTTCTACAGTTTATTTtgatgataaaaatatttcccccTCCACAACTTGCAGTAACCTCTGAAGCAAAAGTGATAGAATGGCACTCAGAAATGTCAGAGGTATCCCCAAAAATCACCAGTCTGTCAAAATCCCATGGTTATATGTGGAAGTATTTGGGATTTATTCTGGCTAAAGAAGTAACTTAAGAAGTTAACATGAACATATCAAAATaggtgggttttgtttcttagttttggttgtggttttattgtttgtttgttttttaatgtatataGTCCTGTATTTCCTTTTTGATTTTTCACAGACCTGTGGAACATCTTGCACTATTTTGGAAGCTGCCAAACATCAAGACCTTGGGATACCCAAGACATTCCCTTTCCTCTATCAGGAAGTTGAATCCACAAAACAGACAGTAGGTGCTATAAATAAAGCTTTGCCTGAGGAAGTTTGGATTAAAGTTGGAGGTAAATCATTTATCTTCTTTTCACTTAGCTTTCTCTTGGCCTTCAAATCTACATTTTTGTCCTGACTTTGTGTCTTTTCTGGCATGAATATGATTTTAGTGGATGTAGGAGGTGAGGGGTTTATGGTGGAGATGTGCTGTGGGCAACGTGGGACTTAGATTTTTCCAGAAAAGTTCAAGACCTGTTAGTTTAGCTATACTTTCAAAATTGTTTAGCACTTCTAGCTTGAAGTGAGGAAACTCAAGGTTACAAAGTACCTTTGAAAATCTGGGCCTTGGGTAAGCAACTAGTTTcttcagaatcatagaatcattaaggttggaaaagacctccaagatgatcaagtccaacctttgaccaaataCCACTAAACCACAGGGCAAAGGGGCACATTTTGTGACCCCTGAGCTGATACAGCAGATCCAGTCAGTACCAAACTAAAGGACATTTTAAGGATTGCCCCAAGTGCTCACCAGGCATAGTCTCAGTGGGCTCTCTGAGAAAATAGAAGCTATGTGGATTTTGGAATAGCAAGCAGTGCCTTAGGGCTTCTGAAGGACTTGTAAGAGTCAATCTAGGCTGGCAATAAAGCTTCAAGGATTATTCCACAGAAATAAAGCGACAAAAAACCCCCTTCATGATCACTATTTTCAGGTTAGTGGGAGGGTTACAAATAGATggttcttttcctctttgtttttccaATAAGACACCTTATGCAAGCAAGCCATAAACAGAAGTTGCAGCCGAATAAACCCGTTGGATCCAAACATGGATCGCAAACCTCTCGGTGAAATTCGAAATGCCCGTGACAACAGCCAGGGCagtggagctgcccagggcccctGGCagtcagcacagcctggctccagTGTGCAGGTCCCAAGTGGAACACAGGATGGGAGTGCTCAGCGCAGGGAGCGACACAACCGCCTGGAGAGAGACAGAAGGTAATTCTGTGAGCCAAGGCCTTGCAAAGGCTTTTGAAACCTTGATACTGTGATCATCCAGAGTAAATGTAGATGTGACATGTTTCACATTAGCtccaagaaaaagcaaagcaggtgGTGAGGGTTTGGTGTTGCTTGGAGGGAAAATACATGTATGTTTCGTTGTGGTTGTCTTTGTTGTGTTTTTACTctctaaacaaacaaaaagagatttcaaaacatttcacCCATTCTATAAAGATAAGGTAACTTGTGTGCAGCATGACTGATACACGAAGCTTGtagcaaacaaaaagaagtcCGTGGCTGGTagtcttccttttgtttttgtttttcccttccctctggcccTGGTTGATAACCTCCAATGTTTGCAGGCGCAGGATCCGGGTTTGTTGTGATGAGCTGAATCTCCTGGTTCCGTTCTGCACGATTGACACTGATAAGGCAACAACTTTGCAGTGGACAACTGCATTCCTGAAGTACATTCAGGAAAGGCATGGCGACTCTCTGAAGCAGGTTTGAAATCTGATTTCAATTTTGGTCTTGtggaaaatgtgaaatattttaaagctgtaGTGTATAACATATATGG belongs to Pseudopipra pipra isolate bDixPip1 chromosome 17, bDixPip1.hap1, whole genome shotgun sequence and includes:
- the TCFL5 gene encoding transcription factor-like 5 protein, translated to MSGSAPEEPQTIPQSPASAPDPAPVAVGPGGSSDSSFGEQNLGFATPEASLVEMMDIEYTQLQHILCSHTEAQSSEGEVEARLSAFSSPGPSADPPLQQPSPSTSQDGGSSSSSGNQSVCPVTCQSGLPCDSYWPSSNPHLGYADLQELRMMLLSESNLPLNQREKAPNSSSVEVSGCSVVKAKQGENFLGDNKENIFVENSALAPELRSKPAVRARLEDRFNSSPTENPRCQEPQESGVTLNNLVTLIRQPSEVVGVPLHQQGNRCAALGKNKAAPASHSLPFTYPFFTMNACSAAGSANPSQAQTCGTSCTILEAAKHQDLGIPKTFPFLYQEVESTKQTVGAINKALPEEVWIKVGDTLCKQAINRSCSRINPLDPNMDRKPLGEIRNARDNSQGSGAAQGPWQSAQPGSSVQVPSGTQDGSAQRRERHNRLERDRRRRIRVCCDELNLLVPFCTIDTDKATTLQWTTAFLKYIQERHGDSLKQEFETVFCGKTGRRLKIGRPDSCVMCPAQENRTAMETK